One part of the Chryseobacterium sp. 7 genome encodes these proteins:
- the aroC gene encoding chorismate synthase, with product MFNTLGNLLSLTTFGESHGVAYGGIINNFPAGLTVDLDQVQYELNRRKPGQSAIVTQRKESDTVKFLSGIFDGKTTGTPIGFIIENENQKSKDYDHIAGAYRPSHADFTYDQKFGFRDHRGGGKSSARETMNWVVAGALAKQLLPNIEINAYVSSVGDIFCEKPYQALDFSQTESNDVRCPDAETAEKMIARIKEIKKEGNTIGGTITCVIKNVPVGIGEPIFSKLQAELAKAMLNINACKGFEYGSGFCGAKMTGKEHNDAFNTDFTTKSNLSGGIQGGISNGMDIYFRVAFKPVATILRPQDSIDKDGNPVIVEGKGRHDPCVVPRAVPVVESLAAFVLADLFLINKTRNINNF from the coding sequence ATGTTCAACACATTAGGTAATCTTCTTAGTCTTACAACATTTGGAGAAAGTCACGGAGTGGCTTATGGCGGTATCATCAATAATTTTCCGGCAGGTTTAACGGTAGATCTCGATCAGGTTCAGTACGAACTGAACCGAAGAAAACCCGGCCAGTCAGCAATTGTTACACAAAGAAAAGAAAGTGACACAGTAAAGTTTCTTTCCGGAATCTTTGATGGAAAAACAACAGGCACCCCAATTGGTTTTATCATTGAAAACGAAAATCAGAAATCGAAAGATTATGATCATATAGCAGGCGCATATCGTCCAAGTCATGCTGATTTTACCTATGACCAGAAATTTGGCTTCAGGGATCACCGTGGCGGTGGAAAATCTTCTGCAAGAGAAACAATGAACTGGGTAGTAGCAGGTGCACTTGCCAAACAACTTTTACCCAACATTGAGATCAACGCTTACGTATCTTCCGTAGGTGATATTTTCTGCGAAAAACCTTATCAGGCTCTAGATTTTTCTCAAACCGAAAGCAATGACGTTCGTTGTCCAGATGCTGAAACAGCAGAAAAGATGATTGCAAGAATCAAAGAGATCAAAAAAGAAGGTAATACAATCGGCGGAACCATCACTTGCGTGATTAAAAATGTTCCTGTTGGAATCGGTGAACCTATTTTTTCAAAACTTCAGGCCGAACTGGCAAAAGCAATGCTGAATATCAATGCCTGTAAAGGTTTTGAATATGGAAGTGGTTTCTGTGGTGCCAAAATGACAGGAAAAGAGCACAATGATGCTTTCAATACAGATTTTACTACAAAATCTAATCTTTCAGGAGGAATTCAGGGAGGAATATCTAATGGAATGGATATCTATTTCCGTGTAGCCTTCAAACCTGTGGCCACAATATTGAGACCTCAGGACAGTATTGATAAAGACGGAAATCCTGTCATCGTAGAAGGAAAAGGCCGTCACGATCCTTGTGTAGTTCCAAGAGCCGTTCCTGTAGTGGAAAGTCTAGCTGCATTTGTATTGGCAGACCTGTTTTTGATCAACAAAACAAGAAACATCAATAATTTTTAA
- a CDS encoding thioredoxin family protein, which produces MKNYWDKGISFEEYLQIAKERLENPANQQELDYKQYYELGLQRMDRTVKKYVPDEDQLKELAAKNFDGKILIISEAWCGDASATVPALFRFFERHNEVRVFLRDSDKSLINQFLTNGTESIPKVIILDKDLNVKNSWGPRPKYGYELLMKYKADPETYSKDMFYNDLQIYYAKNRGKDAVQEILDLL; this is translated from the coding sequence ATGAAAAATTACTGGGATAAAGGGATTTCCTTTGAAGAGTATCTTCAGATTGCAAAAGAAAGATTAGAAAATCCTGCCAACCAACAGGAACTTGACTATAAACAATATTACGAGCTTGGTCTTCAGAGAATGGACAGAACGGTAAAAAAATACGTTCCGGATGAAGATCAGCTGAAAGAACTTGCTGCCAAAAACTTTGACGGAAAGATTTTAATTATTTCCGAAGCATGGTGCGGAGATGCCAGCGCAACGGTACCTGCTCTTTTCAGGTTTTTTGAAAGACATAATGAAGTAAGAGTTTTCCTGAGAGACAGTGATAAAAGCTTAATCAATCAGTTTCTGACGAATGGTACGGAATCTATTCCTAAAGTAATTATCCTTGACAAAGACCTGAATGTAAAAAACTCATGGGGCCCGCGTCCAAAGTACGGATATGAGCTCCTGATGAAATATAAAGCCGATCCTGAAACCTATTCAAAAGATATGTTCTATAATGATCTGCAGATATATTATGCTAAAAACAGAGGAAAAGATGCTGTTCAGGAAATTTTAGATCTTCTATAA
- a CDS encoding TlpA family protein disulfide reductase, with amino-acid sequence MKKSIIYIVIVAIIGIVAFVPGIRNFLKDTFFPVATIENAVHISEEDYDIELKGINAPSTNLKNFKDKGVFLNFWGTWCPPCRKEWPSIQKLYDSRKDHVDFVLIAMNDKEEDVRKFLKENNYTVPVYIAQSPISEKILPKVFPTTFLLDKHGRILIKEDATKDWNTETVHQFIDNIIK; translated from the coding sequence ATGAAAAAAAGTATCATTTATATTGTAATCGTAGCAATCATTGGTATTGTTGCATTTGTACCCGGGATAAGAAATTTCCTTAAGGATACATTCTTTCCGGTAGCTACCATTGAAAATGCTGTTCACATCAGCGAAGAAGATTATGATATAGAACTTAAAGGAATTAATGCGCCAAGCACCAATCTTAAAAACTTTAAGGACAAAGGGGTGTTCCTTAATTTCTGGGGAACATGGTGCCCTCCTTGCAGAAAAGAATGGCCTTCCATCCAGAAACTGTATGATTCAAGAAAAGATCATGTAGATTTTGTGCTGATTGCTATGAATGACAAGGAAGAGGATGTAAGAAAGTTTTTGAAAGAAAACAACTATACCGTACCAGTATATATTGCACAAAGCCCTATTTCTGAGAAAATACTTCCTAAGGTTTTCCCTACTACTTTCCTTTTGGATAAGCATGGAAGAATCCTTATTAAAGAGGATGCTACAAAAGACTGGAACACAGAGACTGTGCATCAGTTCATTGACAATATTATCAAATAA
- a CDS encoding YkvA family protein, whose amino-acid sequence MKYSKLHIAKEAINHKGFIKKIPDIFRMVNMWRKGVYPMKSIDIILPLLGILYVLSPIDLLPEFVIPVLGVMDDLAVLSITIPKLIKEVDKFLLWEAEQKYSGAQIIEAEIVK is encoded by the coding sequence ATGAAATATTCAAAATTACATATTGCAAAAGAGGCCATCAATCATAAGGGCTTTATCAAAAAGATCCCTGATATTTTCAGAATGGTTAATATGTGGAGAAAAGGAGTTTATCCAATGAAGTCCATAGACATTATTCTTCCTTTGCTGGGAATTTTATATGTACTCTCTCCTATTGACCTGCTTCCTGAATTTGTAATACCGGTATTGGGAGTAATGGATGACCTGGCAGTTCTGTCAATTACTATTCCTAAGCTCATCAAAGAGGTAGACAAGTTTTTATTATGGGAAGCCGAACAAAAATACAGTGGAGCCCAAATCATTGAGGCTGAAATCGTAAAATAA
- the pyrF gene encoding orotidine-5'-phosphate decarboxylase has translation MESKKEFFLECYKLGIIKFGRFTLKSGIESPFYVDLRPLASDPKILKNLANYLLEMLPLDNFDLICGVPYAALPMATAMSLESYIPLIIKRKEAKSYGTKKLIEGIYQKGQNCLLVEDVITSGKSLLETIPEIEQEDLKVSDIVVVLDREQGGKQLLESKGYRVHTLFNISEVCDILQETGELSDEEVKRIQDFLQGNHIQFEEETRSSYEQKLETTQHSVSKKLLETALAKKSNLIASADVTTTQELLELAEKVGPHVIALKTHIDIISDFDYEKTITPLKAIAAKHQFLLMEDRKFADIGNTQELQFTSGVFKITDWADFVTSQVIGGFESLDCFKNVGVVAIVGMSSKGALTTASYREEALKVALSHPNVIGGVSQNKIPEDLLLFTPGVNLADSGDGKGQQYNTPEHVFKTLHTDFIIVGRGIYKSNDPEASAITYKTEGWNAYINSLDKKAIQG, from the coding sequence ATGGAAAGTAAAAAAGAATTCTTCTTAGAGTGCTATAAGCTAGGCATCATCAAATTCGGAAGGTTTACTCTGAAAAGCGGCATTGAAAGTCCTTTTTATGTAGACCTGAGACCTTTGGCTTCAGATCCTAAAATTTTAAAGAATCTAGCTAATTATTTATTGGAAATGCTTCCTTTAGATAATTTTGATTTAATCTGTGGAGTTCCTTATGCTGCCCTTCCTATGGCGACTGCAATGTCTCTGGAAAGCTATATTCCATTAATTATTAAAAGAAAAGAAGCCAAAAGCTACGGTACCAAAAAACTGATTGAAGGAATTTACCAGAAAGGACAAAACTGTCTTTTGGTAGAGGATGTAATCACTTCAGGAAAATCTTTGCTGGAAACTATTCCTGAAATAGAACAGGAAGATCTTAAAGTTTCTGACATTGTAGTGGTACTGGACAGAGAGCAGGGAGGAAAACAGCTTTTAGAAAGCAAAGGATATAGAGTACACACTCTTTTCAATATTTCAGAAGTTTGCGATATTCTTCAGGAAACCGGAGAATTGTCTGATGAAGAGGTTAAAAGAATTCAGGATTTCCTTCAGGGGAACCATATTCAGTTTGAAGAAGAAACCAGATCTTCTTATGAGCAAAAGCTAGAAACTACCCAACATTCTGTTTCAAAAAAATTACTGGAAACAGCTTTAGCAAAAAAATCAAATCTTATTGCTTCCGCTGATGTTACAACCACTCAGGAGCTTTTGGAACTTGCTGAAAAAGTAGGCCCGCACGTTATTGCTTTAAAAACGCATATCGATATTATTTCTGATTTTGATTACGAAAAAACAATCACTCCTTTAAAAGCAATTGCCGCAAAGCATCAGTTTTTATTGATGGAGGACAGAAAATTTGCAGACATCGGAAATACACAGGAACTTCAGTTCACAAGCGGGGTTTTCAAAATTACAGATTGGGCAGATTTTGTTACTTCTCAGGTAATCGGAGGTTTTGAATCATTAGATTGTTTCAAAAATGTAGGCGTTGTAGCCATCGTTGGAATGTCTTCCAAAGGAGCCCTTACTACAGCCAGCTACCGTGAAGAAGCTTTAAAAGTGGCTCTATCTCACCCGAATGTTATTGGTGGCGTATCTCAGAATAAAATTCCTGAAGACCTTTTATTATTCACTCCAGGGGTAAATCTTGCAGATTCAGGAGATGGAAAAGGACAGCAGTATAATACACCGGAGCATGTTTTCAAAACACTGCACACCGATTTTATTATTGTAGGAAGAGGAATCTACAAATCCAATGATCCTGAAGCATCTGCCATCACGTATAAGACAGAAGGATGGAATGCCTATATTAATTCTTTGGATAAAAAAGCAATTCAAGGTTAA
- a CDS encoding aminopeptidase, which translates to MKKLSICLILFWGVAQVSAQKDSIYIEAKLSPDKKNLEINQEIVYYNHSEKDLQTVKLLNWVSAYNRRGTSLVYRKLEDRNTDLHFAKSDQLGKLLELNIKNSENEAIPVNTLSDENIFIPLKSVLRPGESVTLQLQYRMQLPDKNFTGYGTSAQNTVLKYFFIVPDHFDPDNISKRNYHDIEESVSFNTFWTVNFDIPVNTFVEGNLPQIQMNSFKGYLDSDPEFLISPIGYPSIKTNIEGEETEIKFGYNLTPEEKQNLEFYLPLQLKFLRERLGFLPKSLFISDKFRAKEDFFGNNDITFWKFRFQLFTNAEKTDLDYFGIITKKILDETVIADKEKDHWFKNGLKSYLEIQYLKKFYADTKLLGTLPETKIFGVKPLKLFHASKVKLLDRYGLSYQYIMLQNLDQKIDEHFPVLSNFNDMAVSSFETGSLFNYSADKMGYESFNDIVKDYVSKNSGKRIHPEDFLTSLSEKDKSTTYLSNFFKQKNRVDFKLKNIRKENDSLQINIVKNTDTSIPVKLETETREGEKKSYWIDTEENERMSSLTLPASDNIYKITLNSGYIFPESNYRDNFLYAKGLFSNAKKIKLKLIKDIPNPEYNEIYISPRVRFNNTYDKFLLGVNLKNQSFFDQKFLYSVTPTYSTGTGKLTGSGAVSYSILPAESIIRSLTFGLSGSYFHYDYDLAYRKTSISTSINFRKNPRSTVSRGIGISYNYFERDLSPKMIASNDYSKYNLWSIGYGYSDSQMIHEKSFSLSTQGMEDFNKITAEGFYRWEFAPKQKLSLRLFAGYFLRNNTRNNLFDYGISRVSNYSFSYTLLGESASSGLLSQQFILADGGFKSFLPGTVNQWITSANVDSSIWKIFHVYADAGVYKNKNLPAKFIWDTGVKVRIIPDFLEVYFPIQSSLGFEPSFKDYGKRIRYTLILNLGTIINAARRGWY; encoded by the coding sequence TTGAAAAAGCTCAGCATTTGCCTTATTTTGTTCTGGGGAGTCGCACAGGTCTCTGCACAGAAAGACAGTATTTATATTGAAGCAAAACTGTCTCCTGACAAGAAGAACCTTGAGATTAATCAGGAAATTGTATATTACAATCATTCTGAAAAAGATCTGCAGACCGTTAAGCTCCTGAATTGGGTTTCCGCATACAACAGACGCGGAACCTCTTTGGTCTACAGAAAACTGGAAGACCGGAATACGGATTTGCACTTTGCAAAAAGTGATCAGTTGGGGAAGCTTCTTGAGCTGAATATTAAAAATTCAGAAAATGAAGCCATCCCTGTCAATACACTTTCGGATGAAAATATTTTTATTCCTCTGAAAAGTGTACTGAGACCTGGCGAAAGCGTTACATTACAGTTGCAATACAGGATGCAGCTCCCCGATAAAAATTTTACGGGATACGGAACATCCGCTCAAAATACTGTACTAAAATATTTCTTTATTGTTCCGGATCATTTTGATCCGGACAATATTTCCAAAAGAAACTATCATGATATTGAGGAGTCTGTAAGTTTTAATACTTTCTGGACGGTCAATTTTGATATTCCTGTCAATACTTTTGTTGAAGGTAATCTTCCACAGATTCAGATGAATTCATTTAAAGGATATCTGGATTCGGATCCTGAGTTTCTGATTTCTCCCATTGGTTACCCTTCTATAAAAACCAACATTGAAGGAGAGGAAACCGAAATTAAGTTCGGGTATAATCTGACTCCGGAGGAAAAGCAAAACCTTGAGTTTTACCTTCCCTTACAATTAAAATTTCTTAGAGAAAGACTAGGCTTTCTTCCTAAAAGTCTTTTTATTTCAGATAAATTCAGAGCGAAAGAAGACTTTTTCGGAAATAATGATATTACTTTCTGGAAATTCAGATTCCAGCTATTTACCAATGCAGAAAAAACGGATCTGGATTATTTCGGAATCATTACCAAAAAGATTCTTGATGAAACTGTTATTGCCGATAAAGAAAAAGATCATTGGTTCAAAAATGGGTTAAAATCTTACCTGGAAATCCAATATCTTAAAAAATTCTATGCCGACACCAAACTTTTAGGAACACTTCCTGAGACTAAAATCTTCGGGGTTAAGCCTTTAAAATTATTCCACGCCTCCAAAGTAAAACTTCTGGACCGTTATGGGCTTTCCTATCAATATATTATGCTTCAAAACCTGGATCAGAAAATTGATGAACATTTCCCTGTTCTAAGTAATTTCAATGACATGGCTGTAAGCAGTTTTGAAACCGGAAGTCTTTTCAATTATTCAGCAGATAAAATGGGATATGAGAGTTTTAATGATATTGTAAAAGATTATGTTTCCAAGAATTCCGGAAAAAGAATACATCCAGAAGATTTTCTGACCTCACTTTCTGAAAAGGATAAATCAACAACTTATCTTTCAAACTTTTTCAAACAGAAAAACAGGGTTGATTTCAAATTAAAAAACATCCGAAAAGAAAACGATTCACTCCAAATAAACATTGTAAAAAATACGGATACATCTATTCCTGTAAAATTGGAAACAGAGACCAGAGAAGGAGAAAAGAAATCTTATTGGATAGATACTGAAGAAAACGAACGAATGAGCAGTCTGACGCTTCCTGCCTCAGATAATATTTATAAAATCACCTTAAACAGCGGTTATATTTTCCCTGAATCTAATTACAGGGATAATTTTCTCTATGCAAAAGGATTGTTTTCCAATGCAAAAAAAATTAAGCTTAAATTAATAAAAGACATTCCAAATCCGGAGTATAACGAAATTTATATCAGCCCAAGAGTACGTTTCAACAATACGTATGATAAATTCCTTTTGGGTGTCAACTTAAAAAACCAATCTTTTTTTGATCAGAAATTCCTGTATTCAGTTACCCCTACTTACAGTACCGGAACAGGGAAGTTAACAGGTTCAGGAGCGGTCTCCTACTCTATTCTGCCTGCAGAAAGTATTATCCGAAGCTTAACCTTTGGATTGTCCGGTTCATATTTTCATTATGATTATGATCTGGCTTACAGAAAGACGTCAATCTCTACTTCCATTAATTTCAGAAAAAATCCAAGAAGTACAGTAAGCAGAGGAATTGGGATTTCCTATAATTATTTTGAAAGAGATCTGAGCCCTAAAATGATCGCCAGTAACGACTACAGCAAGTATAATCTATGGAGCATCGGGTATGGTTATAGTGACAGCCAGATGATCCACGAAAAAAGCTTTAGTCTGAGCACTCAGGGAATGGAAGATTTTAATAAAATAACAGCGGAAGGTTTCTACAGATGGGAATTTGCTCCAAAACAAAAACTCAGCCTACGTTTATTTGCCGGATATTTTTTAAGAAACAATACCCGAAATAACCTTTTCGATTATGGTATTTCAAGGGTTTCCAACTATTCATTCTCTTATACACTTTTAGGAGAAAGTGCCAGCAGCGGTCTTCTTTCGCAGCAGTTTATCTTAGCTGACGGTGGTTTTAAATCATTTTTACCAGGAACCGTAAACCAATGGATCACCTCTGCGAATGTAGATTCAAGCATCTGGAAAATATTTCATGTGTATGCAGATGCCGGGGTGTACAAAAATAAAAATCTTCCTGCCAAATTCATATGGGACACTGGAGTTAAGGTAAGAATTATCCCGGATTTTCTTGAAGTTTATTTCCCGATACAGTCTTCTTTAGGCTTCGAACCTTCATTTAAAGATTATGGGAAACGGATCAGGTATACCTTAATTCTCAATCTCGGAACGATTATTAACGCAGCGAGAAGAGGCTGGTATTAA
- a CDS encoding T9SS type A sorting domain-containing protein, producing MMKKIFTLAGLVLLTAFSNAQIVINEIYGGNASSGAVLKNNYIVLKNIGTNLVSLTGASIQYAPAIGAFTEYHTLPDLTLGPDETYLIQESAIEDGTEDLPTPNFIATTINNFDGTPNKSSGLKISSVSGKIALAGNIVQVTGPSASNVLDFVGYGSNADQFKGDGPAPSPTTTTAIKRTLVSNGDNMADFSLEGSVKSGFVQNPFIKDSKIVFGTEVKDVKVYDTFRQIVKKSPTKLASSLDIAELPRGTYIVTGTINNIPISQKIIKD from the coding sequence ATGATGAAAAAAATCTTTACTCTTGCAGGGCTTGTATTATTAACGGCCTTTTCGAACGCCCAAATTGTGATCAATGAGATTTATGGCGGTAATGCCAGCTCTGGTGCTGTACTGAAAAATAATTATATTGTACTGAAAAATATTGGAACCAATCTGGTTTCTTTGACGGGAGCAAGTATACAATATGCTCCTGCAATAGGTGCTTTTACAGAATATCATACACTGCCGGATCTTACTTTAGGACCTGATGAAACTTATTTAATTCAGGAGTCTGCTATTGAAGACGGTACCGAAGATTTACCCACACCGAACTTTATTGCTACTACAATCAATAATTTTGACGGAACGCCCAACAAATCTTCAGGACTAAAAATTTCCAGCGTTTCAGGAAAAATAGCCTTAGCGGGAAATATCGTACAGGTTACAGGGCCTTCTGCATCCAATGTACTGGATTTTGTAGGATATGGATCTAATGCAGACCAGTTTAAAGGTGATGGGCCCGCTCCTTCTCCCACTACAACAACTGCTATTAAAAGAACACTTGTAAGCAATGGTGATAATATGGCAGATTTTTCCCTTGAAGGAAGTGTGAAATCAGGATTTGTACAAAATCCTTTTATTAAGGACAGCAAAATTGTCTTCGGAACTGAGGTGAAAGATGTGAAGGTTTATGATACCTTCAGACAGATTGTTAAAAAATCTCCTACAAAACTGGCTTCAAGCCTTGATATTGCAGAACTTCCCAGAGGTACTTATATTGTAACGGGAACTATTAACAATATTCCGATATCTCAGAAAATTATAAAAGATTAG
- a CDS encoding T9SS type A sorting domain-containing protein, with the protein MKKLYSLAIVLASTLAFGQISLTASGTAYTENFDGMGPTGTTLPTAWVSTAPTVLVSNGSSNSGAIYNVGTTGATDRALGTLASNSLIPVFGASFTNNTGSAITSLTISYLAEQWRTGSSNTTNEVVAFSYSTDATSLTTGTWTPVTALDLNEILITTTSSVQVDGNLPANSASKNSVISGLNIANGATFWIKFTDDNALGNDGMYAVDDFSLTPSAGTLAVTDTKNKKAGSFVKNSFVKNNEIIFGSDVKDVKVFNMFGQIVKEASVKENGTVNVAELAKGNYIVTGTVNNQPVSQKVLKD; encoded by the coding sequence ATGAAAAAACTTTATTCGTTAGCTATTGTTTTAGCATCAACATTAGCATTTGGTCAAATTAGCTTAACAGCTTCAGGAACAGCATACACAGAAAATTTTGACGGAATGGGACCTACAGGAACAACTTTACCTACAGCTTGGGTATCTACAGCACCTACTGTTCTTGTTTCTAACGGATCTTCAAATTCAGGAGCTATTTACAATGTAGGAACTACAGGAGCTACTGATAGAGCATTGGGTACTTTAGCTTCCAACTCTTTAATTCCTGTTTTTGGGGCATCTTTTACTAATAATACAGGATCTGCAATAACATCTTTAACGATCAGCTATCTAGCAGAGCAGTGGAGAACAGGAAGCAGTAATACAACAAATGAAGTTGTAGCTTTTTCATACAGTACTGATGCAACAAGCTTAACAACGGGTACATGGACTCCGGTTACAGCATTAGATCTTAATGAAATTTTAATAACTACTACTTCAAGTGTACAGGTAGATGGAAATTTACCAGCTAACAGTGCTAGTAAAAATAGTGTGATCTCAGGTTTGAATATTGCTAATGGAGCAACTTTCTGGATTAAATTTACAGATGATAATGCATTAGGTAACGACGGGATGTACGCGGTAGATGATTTTTCATTAACTCCTTCTGCAGGAACTCTAGCTGTTACTGACACTAAAAACAAAAAAGCAGGAAGTTTCGTGAAGAATTCTTTCGTTAAAAATAACGAGATCATTTTCGGATCTGACGTGAAAGATGTAAAAGTTTTCAACATGTTCGGACAGATTGTAAAAGAAGCTTCTGTAAAAGAAAACGGTACAGTAAATGTTGCTGAACTGGCAAAAGGAAACTATATCGTAACAGGTACAGTAAACAACCAGCCGGTTTCTCAAAAAGTTCTTAAAGACTAA